TTTACTTTGCGTATTGGATTTCTGAGTAATTTGTTTTAAGGCAGCCTGATCTTCCTCTTCAGCCGTCGGTTTATTAAATTGTGCATTAATATAATTAACTAATTGATTAATGCGAATATCATTACTACCAATGCCCGCGAGTACTTCTTCAAACGTGTGTGCGTTATAGCGTGCGATAAGCAATTTTTCAACGTCCTTGAGAGTTAAGTCTAACGCTGTTAGTTCATTTTCAAGAATATCTTTACCGGCTGCGATATTTTTATCACGATCTTGTTTTTTAAACCAAGCTTGGATTTTAGCTCTAGCCCGACTACTATTAATAAATCCGGCGTTAGGATTTAACCAATCACGACTTGGATTTGGCTGTTTTTGAGTAATGACCTCAATTTCATCACCCATTTTTAATTGATAAGTAAATGGCACAATGCGACCACCAACTTTCGCACCAATACAACGATGCCCTACATCACTATGAATATGATATGCAAAATCTAAAGGTGTTGAGCCGGTTGGTAGATCGACGACATCGCCTTTAGGGGTAAATACATAAACACGATCATCAAAAACCTGACTACGAATTTGCTCTTGAATTTCGCCATTTTCTGACATCTCCTGCTGCCAAGCCAAGAGTTTCCTTAACCACGTGATACGTTGGTCATAGGCAGTCATCTTGTTAGTATTGCCTTCTTTGTATTTCCAATGTGCAGCAACACCTAACTCGGCATCGTTATGCATTTGTTCAGTTCGAATTTGAATTTCAATCGTTTTATATTGTGGTCCATAAATTACGGTATGAATTGATTGATAACCATTTGGTTTAGGATTAGCGACATAATCATCAAACTCTTTAGCAATATGTTTAAATTGGCTATGTACAATTCCTAAGGCTGCATAACAATCTTCAACCTGATCACAGATAATTCTAACGGCTCGAATATCAAATAGTTGTTCAAATGGCAGATGCTTACGTTCCATTTTACGCCAAATACTGTAAATGTGTTTTGGTCGTCCATATACTTCAGCGCGAATATTATCTTGATTCATCATGTTTTGCAGATTTGACACAAAATCATGAATATACCGTTCTCGATCAAGTCGTTTTTCTTTTAATTTCTTCGCGATCGCACGATATTCGTCGGGATGTAAGTAACGGAAACAAAAATCTTCTATCTCCCATTTTAATTGACCTATCCCTAATCGATTAGCTAAAGGCGCATAAATATTAAAACATTCTTTTGCGGCTAAAACCTGCTTTTCTCGAGATTCGTTAATTAACTTACGTAAATAAGTAATGCGTTCTGCTAGTTTAATAATAACACTGCGGTAATCATTCACCATAGCTAATAGCATCCGACGGATACTATCAATTTGTTCAAGCGTTGCTGTACCATTTCGGATAGCACTTAGTTGGCGAATACCTTTCATACGAATAATACTGGTCACTAAATGCAAAATATCACGTTCAAATTCTTCGCTAATATCCTCATGACGCAGAATTTTAATGTCTAAGAAAGGGAAAACCAGTGCAGCACATAAACTATCAATATCCATATTCAAATTGGATAGAATTTCGACCATTTCAATCGCATATTGGAAGCAATAATTTTGTTCGGGCGAACCAGCACTATTTTCAAAACAAAAATCCCATACCGACTTGAATTTTTGATAGCATTTAGGATTGGTTAAACCAACTATTTGTTTAGCCCATTGTTCAACATCAAATTGTTCTAAAGCAATACGTTCATTGCAGTATTGATGTACTTCTCGTATTGAAACCATTTGTTGTGTTCCTCATTTTTTAAACAGTAGCATTGACTCAATGTGTTTAGTTTGTGGAAACATATCCAAAATTGAGGCTTTTACGATTTTATAACCTGCCTGTTTTAATTTTTTACTGTCTCGAACCAATGTTGCTGGATTACAAGAGATATAAACAATATGACTTGGTTGATGAGCAATGATGCTATCCATCACGTGATATGCACCGGCACGCGCTGGGTCGAGCAATATTTTATTTATTTTATTTGTAAACCAAATTGGTTTTTTCGCTACTTCGTCTAGATTACTAACAAAAAAATCTACCTCTGCTAATAAATGCTGCTGATTTATTCTTGTATTGTGTTTAGCTTTTTCTACTAACGTCTGAACTCCTTCAACACCAATCACATGATGACAATGTTGGGCAATAGGAAGCGAAAAATTCCCCATACCACAAAACAGGTCTAATACATGATCAGTCGGTTGTAAATCAAGCCAATTAATTGCTTGATAAATCATCTTACGATTGATTTGAGTATTTACTTGAATAAAGTCTTGTGGACTAAATTCGAGTGTTAAATCATTAATAATATAATAATGATGCTGACTACCACTACAATGCGTTAACGTTTCGCCTAATAAATATAGACTAATTTCGTGTTGTTCCGCAAAGGTAACTAATATTTGCTTATCTTTTTCAATCAACGGCTTAATATGCCGTAAAATAACAATAATACCACTTTCAGTATGAATTAACTCTACATGCCCAAGCGCTTTCTTATCTTTTAAGCGATTTAGACAACTTCTTAACGGAACGATTAACTGTTCCAGTTCTGGTACGAGCACTGGGCAAACGGTAATATTCACAATTTGGTTAGATTCTAATTGCCTAAATCCCATAGCCAATTGATTATTCTGCCACATTAGTGCTAAACGTGCCCGTCGACGATAATGATATGGTTTATCCTCTATCACTTGAATATCGGTAACGGTTAACTCATAATTTGCTTCTTTTTTTAATAAATTAGCAAGTGCTTCTGCCTTAAGGTGGTGTTGCATTTGTGCCGATATATGCTGCATTTCACAGCCACCACACACTTGATAATGCGAACATAACGCAGTTGTTCGAACTGGGCTGGTACTGCAATATTGTGTTACCTTGGCTTTGGCATAATTTTTTCTATCTTCCGTCAGTTTAATTTTAACACGTTCTGACGGTAATGCATTTTTAACAAATACTGTTTTACCTTGATAATGAGCGATGCCTTGTCCAAATGCATCTAATGAATCAATCGTTAATTCAATCGTCCTTGGTGAAACTGTTTTTTTCGGTGGAGAATAAAATAAAACCATAGTACTTCTAATCAACCTACTCGTTCTAATAATGCCTGTTCGACATGTTTAGGTACTAAACGACTAATATCGCCATGATGAATCGCAACTTCTTTAACAATCGTTGAAGAAATAAAACCAGTTACTAATGATGGCATCAAAAATATAGTATCTAAATCCGGTTTTAAATTACGATTCATTTCAGCTAATTGACGCTCATATTCAAAATCGTAAGTTGTCCGTACCCCTCGTACCAATACTGTTGCCCGATGAGCTTTAGCAAAATCAGCCATCAAATTAGCATAACCAATGACTTCGACATTCGGTAAATGTGCTAATGCCGTTTCCGCTAACGCAACGCGCTCATCCAATGTAAAAAAAGTTTTTTTATTAGGGCTTTGGGCTACGGCAACAATTAAATGTGGGAAAAGCAATGCCGAGCGCGTAATTAAATCAATATGACCATTAGTAATTGGATCAAATGTGCCGGGAAATATCGCTGTTAATGCTGTTTTCATTAGTAGACCTGTATAATAACTAAAATTGTCTATCGCATATCATACCAAAATGCACCAAAATTGTTAGCACTTGCAAAATTTTATGATAAATAGATAATCGGTTAACATTTATTGCTAGTTTTGGTATATTGCTCACAATTCATGCTATTTATTTGCACGAATTGTACGATATGATGGAAGAAAATAAGTGCTGTTGGCTTAATAGCTGTTGAGGATGCGAGCCCACTAAGCCATGTGGTATAGCTTGTTGTAACGCTTTATAATAATCCACCCAATACGGTAAAATCTGTTGTGTATCAACATCGTTAAAATTCATGGGATAGCATTGAAAATAGTCTTGACCTTGATGGGTCTTAAATACATGTGTAATTAATTGACTACAATATAACCCGTTACCGGTGGGATGAAAACTGAAATTATAAGGTAAACCTAAACAGGCTTTTGCCCGCACGATAGCTGGTTTGATCAACGATGGGTCATTAATTGTGGCAATAAGATTGCTATCCGCTGCATCCAAAAACGTTTGTAAAGAGCGCAAGATGACACCGTATTTTTGTGTTGCTTCTATAACCTGATCATCACCAATATATAAACCAACGTGATTGATATTATCAATGGCTAATGTCAGGTTATTCTTGCCCGAACGGCTGACTGCATCATTAAACTGATCATTATGATCAAGACTTTGAAAAATAATACAGCCCGCTTGGATATTATTTTTTAGCACGATAACGCCATAGTGTTAGCATGACAATGGTAGCTAACACAAACTTAATTGCATCAACTCCGACAAAAGGTAGATAACCCATTTTTATTGCATCCATTAGACTAATTTGGAAATATCCCGCTAAATAAACGACACCGAATACAAATAGCACTTGATGAGCAACAGCAAAAGCTATAAGACCGGTCAACCAACGACGGTCATAGCCTTTCTCAGCCGCATAACCGGCAATATAAGCACTCACCACGAATCCATATAAGTAACCCGCTGATGGTGATATTAACGCAGCAATGCCACCACTACCATTGGCAAAAACCGGTAATCCTAATGCGCCAACGAATAAATATTGTAATAAAGTTATAGTCGCAAGTTTACGACCTAAAAATGCGCCAACTAATAACACCGCCAGTGATTGTAAGCTAAAAGGAACTGGATAGGTTGGAATACTAATATTAGCCGCAATGGCTAATAGTAATGTCGCAACTGAAGTGGTAAGTAATTTTTGTTGCCAAGAAGACAACGGCACAAGCGTATTAATAAACGGTGAATAATAAGTTAATTGAGCTTTCATAATTAATGACCTGCCTTATGTTAAGAATAATCGTATTTTCAGATCCGCAATATAATGCCGAATAAGATTATTGTAAACTAATTATTATTATTTTTAGTTTACATATGGCACAAATTGAACGGAACAAAATCGAGTTTCCATCTTGACAATTACTTATGAACTAGTATAGTGATACAACGCTAGCGAATCAGGAACCGATAACAATGCCAACCCTTAAACAACTGCAACATAGCATACATTATCACAATGACCCCACCGAGATTTTCAATCAACTTTGTGCCCAACGAACAGCAACGTTACTATTAGAATCGGCAGAGATCGATAATAAGCAAGGTATTAAAAGTGTCATGATTATTGATGCTGCACTAAGAATTACCGCTTCGAATAACCAAGTAACCATTGTTGCACTGACTGAAAATGGTGCATCATTGTTACCACTATTAGCGCAATCCTTTAAACAAGGGGTGGACAAGATTCTAGAAACTGAAAAGCAAACGCTAATACTTAATTTTACGCAAATTAATAATGATCTAGATGAAGATTCACGCTTAAAATCGTTATCTGTATTTGATGCCTTACGCCATATTCTCAACGTTGTAAAATTACCAGCCGAGGCTTCCCCCGATGCGATCTTATTGGGTGGACTATTTGGTTATGATTTAGTGGCTGGATTTGAAGATTTACCGCAACTACCTAGCGAACAATGCTGTCAGGATTTTTGCTTTTATCTTGCCGAAACCTTATTAGAAATCAACCATAAAAACGCCACTGCCATATTAAAAGCTAGTTTATTTACAACGAACCAAGCCGAAGATCAACGTTTAACTCAACGTTTACAGCAACTTAGTCAACAGCTTGCACAACCTTTGCAGCCCATACCTGTGCAAACGTTAACTGACATTACCGTTGCTTGTAATTTAAGTGATGATGACTTTAAAACTATCGTCAAAAAAATGCAGGACGCTATCCAACAAGGCGAAATATTTCAATCAGTACCATCGCGTCGTTTTACCCTACCTTGTCCAAATCCTTTAGCCGCTTATCATACCTTAAAACAACAAAATCCTAGCCCCTATATGTTCTATATGCAGGATCAAGATTTCATCTTATTTGGTGCATCACCAGAAAGCGCCTTAAAGTATACTAAAGCAACCAATCAAGTCGAAATCTATCCCATCGCGGGAACTCGGCCTCGTGGTTTAAAAGCTAATGGTGAAATTGATTATGATTTAGATAGTCGTTTAGAGCTCGAAATGCGCACCGATAAAAAAGAGTTAGCGGAACACTTGATGCTTGTCGATTTAGCACGTAATGATTTAGCCCGTATTTGTGAACCTGGTAGTCGATATACAAAAGAACTGTTAAAAGTTGATAGATATTCACACGTGATGCACCTAATTTCTCGTATTGTTGGGCAGTTACGTGGTGATTTAGATGCGCTACATGCCTATCAAGCCACGATGAATATGGGAACATTAACCGGTGCACCAAAAGTCCGAGCCATGCAGTTAATCGCCGAATCAGAAAAAACGAAACGTGGTAGCTATGGCGGTGCTATCGGCTATTTCACCGCTAACGGTGATTTAGATACCTGTATTGTGATCCGAAGTGCCTATGTTGAGAATGGCATTGCAACCGTCCAAGCCGGTGCCGGCGTTGTATTAGATTCCAATCCACAAGCAGAATCCGATGAGTCACGCAACAAAGCACGTGCCGTTATTCGCGCTATCGCTCAAGCGCATCATGTTACGGGAGAATTCTAATGGCTAATATTCTATTCCTAGATAATATTGACTCATTCACCTACAATTTAGTCGATCAATTACGCTATAGTGGACATCAAGTTATTATTTATCGTAATACTTTACCTGCTGATGTCATCATTAATAAACTGGCCTTATTAGACAATCCCATATTATTTTTATCACCAGGTCCAGGCACACCAAGCCAAGCCGGTTGTATGCCTGAACTATTAAAGCGTTTAAAAGGGAAATTACCTATTATCGGTATTTGTCTTGGACATCAAGCCATTGTTGAATCTTATGGTGGATCGATCGTCCCCGCCGGAGATATCCTGCACGGGAAAGCATCGTTAATTAAACATGACGGAAAATATATGTTTAATAATTTACCTAATCCGTTACCTGTTGCACGTTATCATTCTCTAAAAGGAGAAAATATTCCCGATTCGTTAACCATTAATGCAATGTTTGATAATATCGTAATGGCGGTAAGAAACAATCAAGATCGCGTATACGGTTTTCAATTCCA
Above is a genomic segment from Frischella perrara containing:
- a CDS encoding anthranilate synthase component 1, which gives rise to MPTLKQLQHSIHYHNDPTEIFNQLCAQRTATLLLESAEIDNKQGIKSVMIIDAALRITASNNQVTIVALTENGASLLPLLAQSFKQGVDKILETEKQTLILNFTQINNDLDEDSRLKSLSVFDALRHILNVVKLPAEASPDAILLGGLFGYDLVAGFEDLPQLPSEQCCQDFCFYLAETLLEINHKNATAILKASLFTTNQAEDQRLTQRLQQLSQQLAQPLQPIPVQTLTDITVACNLSDDDFKTIVKKMQDAIQQGEIFQSVPSRRFTLPCPNPLAAYHTLKQQNPSPYMFYMQDQDFILFGASPESALKYTKATNQVEIYPIAGTRPRGLKANGEIDYDLDSRLELEMRTDKKELAEHLMLVDLARNDLARICEPGSRYTKELLKVDRYSHVMHLISRIVGQLRGDLDALHAYQATMNMGTLTGAPKVRAMQLIAESEKTKRGSYGGAIGYFTANGDLDTCIVIRSAYVENGIATVQAGAGVVLDSNPQAESDESRNKARAVIRAIAQAHHVTGEF
- a CDS encoding YiiX/YebB-like N1pC/P60 family cysteine hydrolase; translation: MLKNNIQAGCIIFQSLDHNDQFNDAVSRSGKNNLTLAIDNINHVGLYIGDDQVIEATQKYGVILRSLQTFLDAADSNLIATINDPSLIKPAIVRAKACLGLPYNFSFHPTGNGLYCSQLITHVFKTHQGQDYFQCYPMNFNDVDTQQILPYWVDYYKALQQAIPHGLVGSHPQQLLSQQHLFSSIISYNSCK
- the coaD gene encoding pantetheine-phosphate adenylyltransferase gives rise to the protein MKTALTAIFPGTFDPITNGHIDLITRSALLFPHLIVAVAQSPNKKTFFTLDERVALAETALAHLPNVEVIGYANLMADFAKAHRATVLVRGVRTTYDFEYERQLAEMNRNLKPDLDTIFLMPSLVTGFISSTIVKEVAIHHGDISRLVPKHVEQALLERVG
- the rlmD gene encoding 23S rRNA (uracil(1939)-C(5))-methyltransferase RlmD; amino-acid sequence: MVLFYSPPKKTVSPRTIELTIDSLDAFGQGIAHYQGKTVFVKNALPSERVKIKLTEDRKNYAKAKVTQYCSTSPVRTTALCSHYQVCGGCEMQHISAQMQHHLKAEALANLLKKEANYELTVTDIQVIEDKPYHYRRRARLALMWQNNQLAMGFRQLESNQIVNITVCPVLVPELEQLIVPLRSCLNRLKDKKALGHVELIHTESGIIVILRHIKPLIEKDKQILVTFAEQHEISLYLLGETLTHCSGSQHHYYIINDLTLEFSPQDFIQVNTQINRKMIYQAINWLDLQPTDHVLDLFCGMGNFSLPIAQHCHHVIGVEGVQTLVEKAKHNTRINQQHLLAEVDFFVSNLDEVAKKPIWFTNKINKILLDPARAGAYHVMDSIIAHQPSHIVYISCNPATLVRDSKKLKQAGYKIVKASILDMFPQTKHIESMLLFKK
- a CDS encoding biotin transporter BioY, which codes for MKAQLTYYSPFINTLVPLSSWQQKLLTTSVATLLLAIAANISIPTYPVPFSLQSLAVLLVGAFLGRKLATITLLQYLFVGALGLPVFANGSGGIAALISPSAGYLYGFVVSAYIAGYAAEKGYDRRWLTGLIAFAVAHQVLFVFGVVYLAGYFQISLMDAIKMGYLPFVGVDAIKFVLATIVMLTLWRYRAKK
- the relA gene encoding GTP diphosphokinase, which translates into the protein MVSIREVHQYCNERIALEQFDVEQWAKQIVGLTNPKCYQKFKSVWDFCFENSAGSPEQNYCFQYAIEMVEILSNLNMDIDSLCAALVFPFLDIKILRHEDISEEFERDILHLVTSIIRMKGIRQLSAIRNGTATLEQIDSIRRMLLAMVNDYRSVIIKLAERITYLRKLINESREKQVLAAKECFNIYAPLANRLGIGQLKWEIEDFCFRYLHPDEYRAIAKKLKEKRLDRERYIHDFVSNLQNMMNQDNIRAEVYGRPKHIYSIWRKMERKHLPFEQLFDIRAVRIICDQVEDCYAALGIVHSQFKHIAKEFDDYVANPKPNGYQSIHTVIYGPQYKTIEIQIRTEQMHNDAELGVAAHWKYKEGNTNKMTAYDQRITWLRKLLAWQQEMSENGEIQEQIRSQVFDDRVYVFTPKGDVVDLPTGSTPLDFAYHIHSDVGHRCIGAKVGGRIVPFTYQLKMGDEIEVITQKQPNPSRDWLNPNAGFINSSRARAKIQAWFKKQDRDKNIAAGKDILENELTALDLTLKDVEKLLIARYNAHTFEEVLAGIGSNDIRINQLVNYINAQFNKPTAEEEDQAALKQITQKSNTQSKNNKKNNSEIIIAGMGNLMITMAKCCRPIPGDSIVGFVTLGRGVSVHRADCEQLIELKQHAPERIVAASWNTDSFSSYTMIVRVIAHDRSGLLRDITTIVANEKVNVLGLSSRLDSKQQIATMDIDLQVNNQEALNRVLNKLAQLPDVIEAKRLTT